TCTTGGTCGAGAACGTAACGACTGACAAGACGCTGTTCAATTTTCCCTTGATTGATGAAAGGGAAGGGAGCGCGAATAATAGCTAATGCACCGGGAGGCATTAAGGATTTATCTGTGGCAATTGACCTTTCGGGGGTGACTGGAACGTTAAGAATGCCAATAGTTGGGGCGTTTTTTGTATCTTTAAAGAAGATAAATCTGGGGTTACGAGGTAAGTAAATATTTTGGCTGGCGGGATTTTTTTCTAAATAGTTAATAACCTTTTCTAAAGTAATTCCTTCTTTATCTAATTTCCCATCTTTAATTAATTCCTTACCTAAACTAACATAATCATGTTCGGTATTTCCAGCATAGTTAATTGTGGTTTTAGTTCCATCTGCAAATTGTAAAACGGCAGAACCTTGAACTTGGGCAATAAAAGCATCTAACCGCGATTTTAACCAAAATAATTCCAAACCTTTGAGCTTACCCTTATCAGCTTGTAAAGCGTCTGACCCTTCTAATTCTAAACGGGTGGGATGTGGTTTACTCCAGGTGGAAAAATCCTCAGGTAAGCGGTAGATAGGATAACGATATTCGGCGGTTGGCTTGCGACTTGCCTGGTAAATGGGTTTGTAATAACCTGTGAAAACAATAGTTCCTTGGTTATCGGTACCAATAGATTTGTAAAAGACAAATTCTTTGTTGACACTGGCTTGTAATTCTTGGGAATTTTGGGAATTACTGACTAATTCTCGAAATCTTTTCAGGCTTTTTTCTACTCTTTTATTGGTAATTTCGGGAGGAGTATAGTTCTCATAAGCTGTTTTGGCTTCTGAAGTTTTTAGATAATTTAAACTATTGTCAATGGCTTGAATTAAATTTTGTTTATCTCTAGGGTTGCCCCAGATTTGATTATCGAGAAAATAATTTTTATCTGGTGGTAATGATGTTTGTAGAGATAGAGGTTTCGCTGTAGGGATTGCTGGGGTTTCTGTGGCTTTTGGTGTTTGATTGTTTGGAATGATTGGTTGTGGCTGGTTACAAGCTAATAAGGGTAAACAGTAAAGAGAAATTGTCAGAATCAATCTTGCTAATTTATTTTTCTGCTGAAATTGCATAGTTTGATAATTTTTAGGAAATTAACATTCTATACTTCTCCCAGCTACATCAATATAAGTGTGTAGATTTATTACATATATTTTGATTCTTACGTAATTAAATTAGTGCTTTCTTTACTTTACAAGGTGTCCCCGGACTACAGGTATCTCGGCAGACCCCCCTTATGGTTTACATACAAGAATCTTTCTTTTCTCTCTCGGAATAAAAGAAACAATACGAATCTTTCGTTTCAAAACTTAACCCCCTTGGGATACACCCGTGGGGGTTAATAAAAAGTAACTCGTTATTGAAAAGCTATTTTTTAGCGATCATACGATAGTAATGATGCTCAATCTTGCTCTAAAGTTGCGATCACCCTTTGGGTGGCTCCCTGCTGGAGCATCGCCTGCTGCAATTCACTAATAAATTCAGGTTCAGTTGTTTTAGTTAGCAGTTCCTTCAGTGCTGCCAAGTGAGCCATTTTCAAGGCTTGTTCTCCCGGAACTTTGATATCGGGTTCCACACCTGTTCCTTCCCAATTTCTTTGTGTGATTGGATTGACGGAGCGACCTGTGGGAATAAATACATCAAAATGATCGCTTAGAAGCAGAAAGTCACCGGGGTGCGCTCCTCCACCTGTTACTTCACCAACGATGGTGGCGCGTTTGAGTTGCTTTAAATTATTAGCAAATTCTTCTGCGGCTGAAAAACTAAAGGAACTGGTCAACACATAAACATCTTTATCGAGATATCTTTGTCCAGGAACATAGGGCAGTGTCCAGTACTGTTGAACCCGCTCATAATAGACTCCGTTCGCATCTTGTTCTCGCCAGTGTAAATTATTGAGATGCACAAGTTGATGATCGAATAAATAGGTTGAAATCAGGGCAACTGTATCGGGTGAACCACCGCCATTCTGTCGTAAATCGATGATTAAAGCTTCGGTGTTACTCAAAAAATTCATAGCTGCGATCGCCGTTTCTCCAGACAGTTCTGGTGGGACAAATGCCCGCAAATCAAGATAGCCAATATTGCCTGCTAACCGTTCAACTTTATAAAACCCAAAATTTTGCCATCTGGCATAGCGGCGTTTTCTTTGTTGCTCCTCTGGTGCTGTTGGCTTTCCTTGCTCATTAAGCGAAGGCAATGGTTTATAGCTGTAAAACACTTGCAGATGCCGATCAGAGCTAATTGTTTGCATTTGTTGAGTCAAAACTTCTGCTAATTTGATCGCGCTTGTGATGTCAGCATAATTTCCATTTTGCAAGTGAGTCCTGAACTGGGATTTCATTCTTTGAGCCACTTCTGGGAAAATATATTTATCCAGAAATGAAATCAGAGTTTCGATAATCTGCACTCCTACTTTGGGGTCAATTGCCAAATCCGGTTGAGCCAAATCCGGTTTTTGAGAAAAAAGTTGTTCTAAAGGCATGAAGATAGACATGGATTGAGTGTGTTCAAGATTAGGGACTTCCAAGCAATAAAATCACCCAAACAAGAATGATAATCACTCTTGTTTGGGGGTAAGTAGTAAATAGGACTTACGCATTGACAAATACTCTCAATTGTGTGATCAAATCAAGGTAGAACCAATCCACATTTCATCTGTTAAAAAGAGAAAGGATAAAAGTTCCCAAAAAGTCGCTCTTCGTAAGGTTTTGAAAAACGACCATATTGACCGATGCTACCAGTTGTTGACCGAGCGCTGTTCAGGATACCTCTAAAAAACACGAGAGTGCGAGCGCTCGGCCACCCTTCGGGTTCGCAGTCGCTACAACGGGGGGAACCCGTAAGGGTTTAAGTTGCCCAAGCAATCAAAACACACATATTTTGTGCGATTCAAGCATTTGTTGGTTTAGAAAAAATGCGCTCTCAAAATATAATTTCTAATTGGTATGGATTGCAACGAAATTTATTCACTTTAGTCTTGCGTGATTATATTGTAGAAAATCTTACCAATACTTGTGCTGCTTAGCATTCATGAATAGGATTTTTTGTCAATGCGTAAGTCCTAATTATTTAGTTATCTTCAAATAAATTCTGCAAAACTTATTGTTATTTTATGGGTAATGTCACTTAAATTTATTTTGGTTTCGTTTTTTGCAACCAATGGAGAGAGTAGGGGATTTTCTGGAAGGTTGATCTCTGGTTCCCATGCTCCGCGTGGGAATGCCAAAAAGGAGGCTCTGCCTCTCAATTATATTGATGCAAGAGCCAGGGAACGAGAAAAAGTCGGATTTTCTGGAAGGGATAGGACACGCTCCGCGATGCTGCCTTTGGAAGCCGCTCTTTAGGCGATAAGCGTTTGCGTAGCGCGCCCTATGCCTGCGGCACGGCTACGCCTATCGGCGCTAGCTTGCTGCCAAAGGCAGATCGCAGCATTCACCTCTACTGGCTGGTAACTCGTCTACGCATCTGTTAAAATATAGTCAAAATGTCTCAAATAGTCAAAAACAAATTTTATTATGCACATCTACACTCTCACAGATGCTCGCAACAAACATGGTGAAGTTTTTGACAAGGCGACTGTTGAACCAGTTTTACTAACAAAGCAATCACGACCTAGCCATGTCATTATGTCGGCAGAAAGCTACGATCAATTGATTAATCGACTGACAGAATTGGAGGATATGCTTTTAGGTCAAGCTGCCAAAACTGCTCTTAGTCAATCAAAAATGGTTGGTACAGAGACTTTTACATCTGCACTGGAGCGTTTAGTAGATGGCGAGACTTGATGGCTTAGCAACTGTTCTTGATTTTCTCAATGGTTTGCAGCCTAAAATCGCCGCTCAAATTGCTAAAAAAGTCTTAGCTTTGAATGTAGATCCAATACCTGTTGATAGTCAAGCGTTATCTGGCTACGAGGGTTATTATCGAGTCGATAGTGGTGAGTATCGGATTGTTTACAGGTTTTTTCCAGAGCAGGATTTAGTTGAAATCATTTTAGTAGGCAAGCGTAATGATGATGATGTGTACAAACGATTAAAGCGTTTATTAGGGTGACTTAATTCGTCTTTTTAAATTACAAAGTAGTATTTATTTGTGATGCGAAAATTTCCCCTCCCCTTGCCAAGGGGAGGGGACTAAGGGGTGAGGTAAAACCAACGTGGAATGTCATGAGTGGTGCATTATGCATACGCTAACGCACCCTACGATTGACTCAAATTCAAACTTTCGCAGCCGTAACGGTTGGAATACTAACCTTCAACCGCTTAAACATAGCTTCTCGCGCTTGCAAGGCTAAGGTATTATCCATGTGTGGCAAAGTGATCGGCTGTTGATATTTCAACCGCAACGCTGTTTGAATCAGCCAGTCAGCGACAAAGGGGTTCTTTGGTAACAGGGGACCGTGAGAATATGTCGCGATCGCATTCTGATAAAATGCTCCTTCTGTCCCATCCTCGCCATTGTTACCTAAACCGTGCACCACGCGTCCGAGTGCTTCCACTTTTCCTAGCTTGGTGCGTCCGCCATGATTTTCAAAACCAATCAAATACGGTTTGCTACCTGTCATCTCTTCCAAGTCCCGCGCCAGACGAGTTGCTGTCACTTCTATGACCAAATTCCCAATACAGCGGCGGACATTTTCCCCTGGATGCACGGACACCAGATCTAATATGCCTAAACCTTGAATACGCTGTCCAAAACCTGGTTCATAATAATGTCCCAACAACTGAGGTGAACCACAGGTAAACACACCTGGAGTCCCATTTTCAATTTTTTCGCGCATTGCTTCTGCTTTAGCACCTTGCAAATCGCGCATGACAATTTCTTGCTGACGATCTTGTGCACCACCACCAACAATCACATCTACTGAACGAA
This portion of the Brasilonema sennae CENA114 genome encodes:
- a CDS encoding murein transglycosylase A, which codes for MQFQQKNKLARLILTISLYCLPLLACNQPQPIIPNNQTPKATETPAIPTAKPLSLQTSLPPDKNYFLDNQIWGNPRDKQNLIQAIDNSLNYLKTSEAKTAYENYTPPEITNKRVEKSLKRFRELVSNSQNSQELQASVNKEFVFYKSIGTDNQGTIVFTGYYKPIYQASRKPTAEYRYPIYRLPEDFSTWSKPHPTRLELEGSDALQADKGKLKGLELFWLKSRLDAFIAQVQGSAVLQFADGTKTTINYAGNTEHDYVSLGKELIKDGKLDKEGITLEKVINYLEKNPASQNIYLPRNPRFIFFKDTKNAPTIGILNVPVTPERSIATDKSLMPPGALAIIRAPFPFINQGKIEQRLVSRYVLDQDTGGAIKTPGRVDYYIGVGKQAGERAGSIVNKGELYYLLLKD
- a CDS encoding S41 family peptidase — translated: MSIFMPLEQLFSQKPDLAQPDLAIDPKVGVQIIETLISFLDKYIFPEVAQRMKSQFRTHLQNGNYADITSAIKLAEVLTQQMQTISSDRHLQVFYSYKPLPSLNEQGKPTAPEEQQRKRRYARWQNFGFYKVERLAGNIGYLDLRAFVPPELSGETAIAAMNFLSNTEALIIDLRQNGGGSPDTVALISTYLFDHQLVHLNNLHWREQDANGVYYERVQQYWTLPYVPGQRYLDKDVYVLTSSFSFSAAEEFANNLKQLKRATIVGEVTGGGAHPGDFLLLSDHFDVFIPTGRSVNPITQRNWEGTGVEPDIKVPGEQALKMAHLAALKELLTKTTEPEFISELQQAMLQQGATQRVIATLEQD
- a CDS encoding type II toxin-antitoxin system Phd/YefM family antitoxin, with protein sequence MHIYTLTDARNKHGEVFDKATVEPVLLTKQSRPSHVIMSAESYDQLINRLTELEDMLLGQAAKTALSQSKMVGTETFTSALERLVDGET
- a CDS encoding type II toxin-antitoxin system RelE family toxin, whose amino-acid sequence is MARLDGLATVLDFLNGLQPKIAAQIAKKVLALNVDPIPVDSQALSGYEGYYRVDSGEYRIVYRFFPEQDLVEIILVGKRNDDDVYKRLKRLLG
- a CDS encoding type 1 glutamine amidotransferase, whose translation is MSYQQYELTIGWLYPKLMSTYGDRGNVICIERRSQWRGYSVKVLPLDQSATAADIRSVDVIVGGGAQDRQQEIVMRDLQGAKAEAMREKIENGTPGVFTCGSPQLLGHYYEPGFGQRIQGLGILDLVSVHPGENVRRCIGNLVIEVTATRLARDLEEMTGSKPYLIGFENHGGRTKLGKVEALGRVVHGLGNNGEDGTEGAFYQNAIATYSHGPLLPKNPFVADWLIQTALRLKYQQPITLPHMDNTLALQAREAMFKRLKVSIPTVTAAKV